The Mycolicibacterium monacense genome contains the following window.
GCGGTTCATGGACTGGGAGAACACGTCGAGGTACTCGACCGGCAGACCCGGCCTCGAGAAGGCACCTGCGGTCGCCGAACCCCCAGCGAAGCCGATCAGACCCGGAAGCGTGATCGCGGCGACCGCAACCACCGCCATCCGCCTCCATGTCCGCCTCGCTGTATCACGGAACTTTCCGACGAATTTCATAACGGCAACCCACCCACCTTTCTTCGCATGCCACAAGCAGTGCCGTCGCTTATCGAGACTCATGAAACACGCGCCCCATCCGTCACAGCCGCACCAACACGGTGGCGCGTGATCGCGGTTGGCTAACGATTGCGACTCGGCCCGTTACGAAGTCGCGCGCGGCGTGCGCATGACACGGGCAGGGGGCGGGTACCACCAGGTGGTGAGCACGTCCGACCCCTTCGACCTGCAGCGCTTCGTCGATGCCCAGGATCCCGTGTACGACACCGTGATCGCGGAACTGCGCGCGGGACGCAAACGCACGCACTGGATCTGGTTCATCTTCCCGCAGCTGCGCGGGCTGGGACGCAGCCCGACCGCACAGCACTACGGCATCGCCTCACACGAGGAGGCCGTCGCCTATCTGGCACACGACGTGCTGGGGCCGCGGCTGCGGGAGTGCACCCGCCTGGTGCTCGCCATCGAGGGCCGGTCCATCGGTGAGGCGTTCGGCTCACCCGACGATCTGAAGCTGCGCTCGTCGATGACGCTGTTCGCCCGGTGCGCCGACGACAACGCCGATTTCCTCGCGGTCCTCGACAAGTTCTACGGCGGGGAACCGGACCCCGCGACCGTCTCGCGGCTGTGACCGCTCAAGCGGGTGCGACGACCACCCATCCGTGCGGCGGCACGGTCAGCCGGTCGAGTTCCTCCGCGGGTGGCGCCCCGGATCCGGCCACCACCCGGCCACGGCGCAGCGCGGTGTCGCCGAGCGAGATCGTCAGCGGTGTGTCGTCGACGTTGAGTGCCACCACGAGCGCATCGTCACCGTGGCGGGTCTCGTAGACGTACTGCCGGTTCGTCAGCTGCACCGCCGAGGTCGTCGCCCAGTGCAGCCACGGATGACGGCGGCGCAGTCCGATCAGGTACTTGTGCAGCCGGAAGATATCGCTGTCTTCGGTTGGCGGCGAATCGAATTCAGGTCGCACCGCGTCGTCACCGCCGGCCCGGTCCTCCTTGACGCCGCGGTATCCGAGCTCGTCACCGGCGTAGACGCTCGGCACCCCGCCGATCGTGAACAGCAGCACCAGCGCGTGTTCGAGGTGGCGGGGATCGTCCATCCGGCTCGCGATGCGGGTGACGTCGTGGTTGCCGACGAACGTCAGCGGCACGAACGTGGCGACGAACTCGTCGTGCCGGGTCAAGGCGTGGTCGAGTTCGTGGAAGTTGCCGTCGTTGAGGCTGCTCCACACCGCCTTCCACAGCTCGTACTGGGTGACCGAGTCGAAACCGGCCGCCACCCGGCCCGCGTAGTCACCGTGGATCACCTCGCCGACGAACCACGCGTCGGGATGCGCCTCGCGCACCCGCGGCAGCACCTGGGACCAGAACCCGTCCGGGACGGCGTATGCGGCGTCGAGCCGCCAGCCGTCGGCCCCACGGGCGAGCCAGTGCGACATCACCTCGACGGTGTAGTCGACGACGGCGGGTTCGCGGTGGTTGAGCGCGATCAGCTCGCCGTGGCCCTCGAACGTGTCGAAGCCGTTGCGCCGGCGCCGAAACCAGGCCGACGAGGGATGCTCGGGTCCGCCGTCGAGTGCTTCGCGGTAGCGGGGGAAGTCGGTGCCGACGTGGTTGAACACGCCGTCGAGCAGAACCCGCAGACCGCGCCGGTGCGCCTGGTCGACCAGTTCGTCGAAGTCGCCGTCGTCACCGAGCCGCGGATCCATCGCGTAGTGGTCGGTGGTGTCGTATCCGTGTGTGCGCGAGGCGAATACGGGTCCCAGCGCCAGACCGGACGCGCCGAGCGCAATGGCGTGGTCGAGCCAGTCCACGATGCGCCGCAACCGGTGCTCGTCGGGTGTGGGTGGGGGATCGGCGGGGAAGGCGCCGACGAACCCCAGCGGGTAGATCTGCCACCAGATGACGTGTGCCACCCACGCGGGTTCTGTCATGAGCCGAACTTCTCCCGATAGAGCGCCTGCATGGCGTCGGCCAGTTCCGGCGCCGGTCCGTCCACCGGCACGCCGGGTGCGACGGTGTTGACGGGCAGGGTCGCCACCGGCGGGGCCGGGGCGCCCCATTCGGCCAGCCATCGGCTCAGCTGCGCCGACGAGGTGGCGTAGACGATGCGGCCCAGGCCGACCCAGGCGTGGGCGGCGGCGCACATCGGGCAGTGCTCACCCGAGGTGTACACGGTCGCGGCGGCGCGCTCGGAGGGGTCGAGGTGCTCCGCCGCCCACCTGGCGATGGCGAACTCGGGGTGACGGGTGTGGTCGCCGCCGCTGACGCGGTTGTGGTCGGCGAAGCGGACCTGGCCTGCGCTGTCGACGAGGAGGGAGCCGAACGGTTCGTCACCGGCGTCGAGCGCCTCGCGGGCGAGGTCCACACAGCGGCGGAGGTGTTCGAGATCCGAGTCGCTGATCGCCACGTGCCGGAGTCTACGCAGCGGCGCCGGCCGTCAGTCGGAACAGCAGTCGTCGGCGACGTCGAGACGGCAGGCGCACGATGCCGTGATCGGCACGTCGGCCCGCGCCCGCGCCAGCTTGAGCTGCTGACCGACGATGGCGGCCTCCGCGGTCCGGCCGAGGCGCTGCAGGCATTCGTGATAGCCGTGCAGACTCCACACGTTGCCCGGATGCTGCGACGAACGGGCCAGTTGCGGGTCGAGGCCGAGGTCGGCGGCGTACACGGCGGCGGCATCCTCGACGCGGCCCTGTTCGAGCAGCAGCGCCCCGTAGGCGTGGCGGGTCGGTTGCATCCAGCCCCACGGTTCGTCGTACGGCAGGGAGTCGTCCCGCTCGATCGCGCGCCGCAGGTGTTCGAAGGCCTCCTCGAATCGACCTGCCCGGTAGGCGATCTCACCGTCCAGCATCGCTTCGGCGACCGCGAGGATGTCGCGGCTGGTGTTGTTGAACAGGTAGCGGGACTCGGGGATGCGGACGTAGGCGGAGGCGAAGCCGTCGCGTTCGGCCCGGGCCTGGTCGAGGTTTCCCTTGGCGGCGTGCGCGACCCCACGGCCGTAGTGGATGGTCGCGGTCGTGGTGCAGTGGAGCACCTGATCGTCGGGCAGGGGTTCGGCGATGAGGTCGTCCCAGCGGCCGAACCGCACCAGCACGTGCACCCGCAGTGGGACGAACGCCTCGAGCCAGTCGGCCATCGGGGGTGATTCGATGGCGAGCAGTTCCGGCGTCAGTTGGCCTGCGAGTTCGTCGGCCGCGCGCAGGGCGACCTCCGACGACCCTTCGAACATCGCCGAATACACCACGAAGTGCAGATCGTGCGCACGGTAGAGGGAGTAGAAGTTCAGCGGTCCGGCCCGCTCCACGAACCGCCGGTCCGCTTCGACCGCAGCGAGATTGGCGGTCACCGACGCCCGGTACTGCCCGCAGAGGACGTCGATGTGGCTGGGCATGTGCTGCAGGTGTCCGGCGTCGGGCACCAGCCCGCGCAGCAGGTCGGCCGCGGGCAGCGCATCCTCGGGGGCCGCCGACATCTCCATGGTGTGCAGGTACAGGTGCAGCACGCCCGGGTGCCGGCGTCCGGCGTCGGTGGCCAGCGCCGCGTCGAGGATGCCCTTGGCCTCCACCACCCGCGACCCCGGCGCCGGCTCGCCCGTCCTGGTGTCCCACAGCGCCCAGGCCGTGATGTTGACCAGCGCATCGGCGGCCAGCGCCTGCACGTCGACGTCGTCGGGGTAGGCCGCGGCGAGTTCCACCATCGCGTCGGCGTAGACCCGGTGCCCGTCCTGCAGCGCCTCGGGCGCCCCGGGGTCGTCGACCGGGAAGCGGGCCTGCAGCGCCTCGATCAGGCCGCGTTCGACGGCCGACGCGCGACCGTTCAGCGCGAGCCGCAGCTCCATCCGGGCCCGCGCCAGCGATGCGCCCAGGTCGACCGGATCGAATGCCTCCCACGGCTTGTTGTAGTTCGGGCCGACGGAGTAGGCGATGCCCCAGCGCGCGACGGCCAGGTCCGGGTCGAGTTCCAGCGCCCGCTCGAAACAGCGGATCGCCTCCTCGTGGTTGAACGCATAGGCCCAGATCAGGCCGCGGTCGAACCAGGTCTGCGCTTGCGGTGACGGCGTTTCGACCGCGCGGTGGTAGGACCCCAGGTCGTAGTACGGTTCGACGTCACGACCGAGCGAAACCGTCATGGCGAGAACGATATGCCCGTGAGGCGACGGTGGCGAGCGTGGCGAGCACCGCACCCGCCGCGGCCCACACCGCGAGTGTCACCACGGCGGTCGTCGCCCCGTTGCCGTCGAAGTACTGCAGGCTGCGCAGCAGATCCACCCCCGAACCCTGGGGAACGATGTGGGTGAACGTGCGGTAGAAGCCGGACAGCAGCGGCCGGCCCACCGGACCGGCGGCCGCGGCGTTGCCGACGATCACCAGGAACAGCGTCAGTGCGAGCGACGCCACGGTCCCCAACGCCGCCGCCACACCGGTGATCGCTCCACCGACCGCCATCGCGTACAGCCACAGCGCACCGAGCAGCTGCCAGGTGTGGCCGGTGAGCGCACCGATTCCGCCGTCGACGTAGGCGGTCACCCCGGCCGCCAGCAGGGCCGAGTAACCCGCCAGGCTCAGGGTGCGCAGGCCCAGGGTGCGTGGAGTGCGCACGGGGCCCATGAGCCGGCTCAGGATCGTGGCGCCGACCGAGGCGCCGATGGACAGGAAGATCACCGCGTAGAACTCGACGGTGCCCGACGGGTCGGCCGCTGACGTGGGCGCGACGTCTTCGACCACCGGTGTCAGCCCGGCTTCGGTGGCGATGGCGCGGCCGACGGATTCGGCGGCGGACACCACACTGCGCCCGCCCCCGCCTGCCACGAAGATCGTGAGGTCACGGTTGGCGCCGACTGCGAACCCGGCGTCGGCGCGGCGTTGGTAGACCAGATCGCGCGCGGCCGAGGCATCGGGAGCCTCGGTGACCGCGAGCGCATCCTGCCCGCGGATCGCGTCGAGTACCTGCGGGGGAGCGGCGACCGCGACGTCGAGGTGGCGCAGCGTCGGGTTGGCGAAGGCGCCGGAGTAGCTGGCGATCATCGCGACGACGAAGAGCGCGAGCGCCGCCATCGCGGCGGCGGTGGCGGCCAAACGGGTGCGCATGCCGGATTCCCGGCGAGGTGCGGCGGCGTGTTTTGCCATGGTGGAGAGGACCTTTCGGGGTCAGAGTTTCAGGAGCGCGTACACGGTGTCGAGCGCGGCGGTCACCCTGGTGTGCAGATCGTCGCTGTCCGGGTCCTCCATCCAGGACCGCAGCACCTCCAGGAGCCCGCCGACGAGGAACCGGCTCACCGGTTCCGGCGACAGTGCGGCGACCGGGCCGAGCGCCGGTGCGGCCTCCTCGGCGATATCGGCACACGCGGGGAGCAGTTCGGCGCGGAACGCCGACACCACCCGTTGGGTGACCGTGCTTCCGACGACGTTGCGGTACATCGCGCGATGGTCGGCGGCGAAGTCGAACAACCGCAGGATGCGGGTGCGCGCATCGCCGTCGAGATCGCTGGCGGCGGCGGCGAACGCGGCGGTGAACGCGGTGGCGATCGCATCGTCGCGATCGTCGAAGTGCTGGTAGAACGCCTGCCTGCTGACTCCGGCGCAGGCGACGAGGTCGGCGACGGTCAGATCGTCGACGGGCCGTTGCCCGACGAGGGTCAGTGCGGCGTCGCGAAGGCGCGCCCGTACCCGTTCCGCGCGGGGATCCGCGCTGTGAGTCCGTGCCGCCATAGGGAGAACTCTACGCGAGTTCGTAGACAAGTGACCACGAACTCGGCCCGTGCCTTCGGACACCCTGCGGCTCGGACTGTGACGCCGATGACGGCGAAGCCGCCAGGGGATTCGACACCGGCCGCTGGAACGTGTTCTAGTGCAGAGGTGCTGGAGTACACCCATATCGAGGGTCTGAGCTCGGCGGATGTCGTCCGGTTACGGGAGACCTACGAACCGCTGACGGAGTCGGTACGCGCGTTGATCGACGCCACCATCCGCACGCAGGCCGACGCCGGGACCGTTGCGGCCGCCAGGGCCGAGATCGACGCGGTCACCGCGCGCCTGCGCAGCAGGCAACTCGACGGCGCCTTCGGGGTGCAGTTCACCTCCGACGGCGATCAGATGCCCTGGGGCAACCCCGTGGTCGGGATCCGCAACCCGGTCGCACCCCCGCTGGTGATCCACCGTGACGAGAACGACCGTGTGTCCACCGATTTCGACCTGGGCGCGGCCTACGAAGGTCCTCCGGGTCACGTCCACGGCGGGGTGGCCGCACTGGTACTCGATCACGTGCTGGGTGAGGCCGCCAGCGACCGGCGCACGCCGCGGCTCACCGGCACGATCACCATGCGCTATCTGCGCACCACGCGCCTCGGCCGGTTGCACGCGGAGGCGCAGATCGCGCGGGTCGAGGGGATCAAGGCCTTCGTCGTCGGTCATCTCGCGGACGAGGACGGGGTGACCGTCGAGGCCGAGGGAGTGTTCATCAAGCCCAGGTGGGCGCGGGAAGAGGCGTGATCGCCGCCAGGCTGCGGGTGATCGCGGCCAGTTCGGTGACGAGCACGCGGGCACCGCTGCTGGCCGTGACCGTGTGCGCCACCTCGCGGACGCGGCGGTCGGCCGCGATCACCTCGGGCAGGTCCACGGTCCACAGCGCGGCCGGGTTCGGCGGGGCCCCGCGCAGCGCGTCGACGTAGTCGTCCACCGCCGCGACGAACTCCGGGCTCAGCCGCACCGGTTGGGTGGGCAGGTTGCTCTCCATCGTGGTGCACGCACCGGTGATCGCGTTGAGCGCGGTCCGAAGGGATCGCAACCACTGCCGCTGCATCGGATCCTGCAGTCGGGTGGCGCCCGAGGCCGCCTCGAACGCCGCTCGGGCACGGTAGGCCCGCTGCCACGCCGCGGCGAGTGCATCCGCCGGCCGGTCGAGTTCGTGTACGAAGGCCCGCACCACCATTGCCGCATAGTCGATCTCGGTCATCAGCAGCTCACCGGCCCGCTGACGCAACCGGATCAGCGCGTCGTCGGGCAACGTCACATGGGTGATCAGCGCGAGCCCGCCACCGATCGCGACCGCCAACAGGCGGTGGAGCACCGCGGTGGCCTGCACCGGCTCCGCGATCCCGATCAGGAACACCACGGCCGCGGCCAGCGCCGCACTGACCGCGATGTATCCGAACCCCCATACGGCGTAGGCCACCCCGATGAACGCCGCCGCGCTGATCGCCGCGACCATTCCCGTCGGCGGCCACAGCACGCTGATCGCGGACGCCACCAGAATGCCCCCGGCGATTCCGGCCAGCCGCCCCGCGCAGCGGGTGTAGGTGTGCGCGGACTCCGGCCGCAGGACCAGCAGCACGGTCAATGCGATCCAGTAGGGCTCACGCAGGTCGGAGTATCGCGCCACCGCCACGGCGACCGCGGTGGCGGCGGCGAGGCGGATCGCATGCCGCAGCACCGGCGACGTCGATGCCAGGTGGCGTCGCAACACGCTCGCCGACCCGGACAGCGAACCCCTCAGATCCGGTCCGCGCAGCCGGCCGAAACGCAGCACCGCCGCCTCGTGCAACTGTTCGGAGAAGCGTTGGGCGGCAGGGGCGCCAGGACCGGTGACGGCCGCGGCGGCCGCATCGACGCGGTGCAGGGCACGGTCGGCTCCACGGTGGGCGGCGACCCCGTGCTCTGCGATCGCATCGAGGAACTCTCCGGCGGCCGAGGACAGCTCCGTGAGATCCGCGTCGGTGCGGCGCAGCGCCACCAGCGTCGCGGCGATCCGTTCGGGCAGTTGGTATCCGAGCTGATAGGCCTTGGGGCGTTGATGCTGCGGGATGTTGGAGAACACCTCGCGCAGCCAGGTCAGCTGCGCCGGGTCGAGCGGTGTGCCGGGGTCACCGGCCAGCTTCCTGGCGTCCTGGGCCAGCGACCGGTGTGCCCGGGTGAGGGCGCGCTGCTGCGCACGCCACCGCTGTGGCGGACGCAACCAGACCAGCGCTGCCTGCACCAGCCCGGTGGCCACCGTCAACGCGGTCGTGGCCAGCACGGCCGCCACCGACATCGACTCCTGCGGGGTGATCACCAGCAGACCGGCCGCGGCGGCGGCGACGAAACCGGCGTTGGCGCCAAGCGCCCACTGCATTCCCGCCATGAAGCACCAGCCCGCCACCACGACGACGAACAAGGCGTCGTATTCGGTGCTCAACGAGCCCAGCAGCGCGGCCGCGCCCACCTCGGCCGATGCGATGACCACGATGGGCAGCCGGCGCCCGGGGGTGTCCTGCAGCGCGATGGCGCCGGCGATGATGCCGGCTCCCGCCGTCCACATCGCCGCGGTGGGCGAAACCGCGTACAGCGCCAACGCCGTCAACGCCAGTGCGCCCAGGAGGCTGCGGACGACCGCACCGACTCCCGGCGTGGTCAGCCGAACCGTGTCCATCATCCGGCTGTCGACGTGCACGCGATCATTCTCCCCCCGAGGCGCCGGCGGCCCGGTGTGACTCGCGCGTGGGAGCGAGGTAAGTAGGTTGCAGGCGTGGAGAAGGTGATGCTGCTGCTGCGTTCGTCGGGTGCCGACGAGGACTGGTGTACCCGGTTGCGCACCGAGGTGACGCCCCGGCTCCTCGATCTCGGCGTTCCTGGGCTCACGCTCAACGTCCGCGACGCGCCGGTCCGGGATTCCCTGATGACGCTCACCACCCTCGATCCGCCGGGGGTGGCGGTGCTGAGCCTGTGGACGCAGCAGTCCTACGGCGGCGACGTCCGCGGTGCCGTCGAGGTGGTGACGCCCGAATGTGACGCGGTGGCGGCATATCTGGTCACCGAATCGGTGCCGATGCCGGGCCCGGTCACGTCGCCGGGGGAGCGCACCGACGGGCTGGCGAACATCGCGCTGTTGCGACGGCCGGAACACCTCGACGAGCCGACGTGGCGGACACGCTGGCAGATCGACCACACGCCCGTGGCGATCGCCACCCAGGCCACGTTCGGTTATGTCCAGAACACCGTCGTGCGCGCGCTGACCGACGACGCACCGGTGATAGCCGCGATCGTCGAGGAGCTGTTTCCCCTTGCGGCGGTGTCGGATCTGCACGCGTTCTTCGGTGCGGTCGACGACGCCGACCTGGCCGACCGGATGCAGAAGATGCTGGCCAGCACGGAGGCGTTCGGCGCCAACCGCGACATCGACACGGTGCCCACCAGTCGGTACGTGATGCGCAGTCCGTTCGTGGCCGGCTGACGTACGCTGCTGCCGTGACCCTGCAGATCAACGATGCCGACGGGGTGCGCACCGTCACGCTCGACCGGCCCGAGGCGCTCAACGCGTTCAACGAGGCGCTCTACGACGCGACCACGGTGGCGCTGCTGGAGGCCGACGCCGATCCCGCGGTGGCCGTCGTACTGCTCACCGGAGCCGGGCGCGCGTTCAGCGCCGGGAACGACCTCCACGAGATGGCCGCACGCGTGACCGATCCGGATTTCAAGGCGGGGGAGTACGGCTTCCCCGGACTCATGGAGGCGCTGCTCGACCTCCGGAAACCGTTGGTGTGCGCGGTGAACGGGCTCGCGGTGGGCATCGGGACCACGATCCTCGGCTACGCCGATCTGGTGTTCATGGCGACGACGGCGCGGTTGAAGTGTCCGTTCACCAGCCTGGGCGTGGCACCGGAGGCGGCATCGAGCTATCTGCTGCCGCAGTTGATGGGCCGGCAGAACGCGGCGTGGATGCTGATGTCCTCGGAATGGGTGTCGGCCGCCGAGGCGCAGCGCATGGGGATCGCCTGGCAGGTGTGCGAGCCGGACGATCTGATGGCCGAGGCCCGCAGGCACGCCGCCGTCCTCGCCTCCCGGCCCATCCCGAGCCTGATGGCGGTCAAGGAGACCATCGTGGAGCCGACGCGTGCCGAGGTGAAGGCCGCGCTCACCCGCGAATACGCCAAATTCGAGGTGCTCCTCGGTGGTGCGGCCAACACCGATGCGCTGGCCGCCTTCGCGGAGCGCGGGGCGAGCTGATTCCCTAGTTCGCCGGCAGCCGCGACGGGCAACCGTTGTAGTTGGCCGGGCAGCCGTTGACGTTGTGTGCCTCGATGATCGCCCGCAGGGTGCGTCGGCAGCGGCCGCACTCGCTGCCCGCACCGCAGGCCTCCGCGATCTCCTTGGATGTCGAAGCGCCCGCGGCGACCACGTCGTTGACGACGTGGCTGGTGACTCCCATGCACAGGCAGACGAACACTGCGGACCCCGCTATCCCTCGTCGTCCACGGCCATGACGTGGGCGAGCTTGCCCACGAACAGGGTGGGGTAGGCGCCGAGGCCGGCCCTCGACATCCATTCGGCGGAGGCGTCCGGGTGGTCGATCCACTGCCGGGCGCTGCGCTCGTCGTCGATCTCCTGCAGGATCATGACTTCCTGCCCGTCGTCGAGGGCCTGGTAGACCCACACCTTGCGGACGCCGGCCTCGCGGAACCGGTCGAGCCCGTCGTGCACCTTGATCATCAGCGCCTCCACGTCGTCGACGGCGGCCATCGCGCCGACGATGACCCCGGCGACGTGGCGTTCCGAGGACGGGCCGTCCAGGTCGATCTTCTCGACGACCTCACCGCCGAACACCGGTGGGATGTCGTCGACCCCCGCGATGTCGAACCATTCGAATATCGCCGGCGAACGCAGGACCTCCCGAATGGATCGTGGATGGCGGATGCCGATGGTTGTCAATATCCGGCCGGGCTCCCAAATGGATTTGTAGACCACCACGTGGTGTGCGCCTATCGAACTCAAACCGGCTTTCTTCGTCTGAAGCCATGCCCACATCCGCTCGGGATCGTCCACGCGGAAATCGCACGCGAGAATGAATGAGTGAAGGTCATACTCACCCATCGATTCCCGCCTGCCAGAGGTCCGCGTCTGCATGTTAGTGGAGTCTAACCTTACTTAGGGCAGCCAGTCCAGAGAACCCGGCACGCGATGCGCCCGGCAACCCCCGACTGCGCGACCGCACTGCGAAAACACGCCGCTATCAAGTCAAATGGGTCGCCTACCCCCCTGGTTGACGCTAGATTGCAGGGGTACGGCAAACAGCGAGACCGAGCGGCCACACAGTCTCTAGGAGAGGTCCATGCAAGGCGATCCCGATGTCCTGAAATTGCTCAACGAGCAACTGACAAGCGAATTGACGGCGATCAACCAGTATTTCCTGCATTCCAAGATGCAAGAGAACTGGGGCTTCACGGAATTGGCGAGTCACACCCGCGATGAATCGTTCGACGAAATGCGTCACGCGGAGGCCATCACCGATCGAATTCTGTTGTTGGACGGCCTTCCGAATTACCAACGTCTTTTTTCACTGCGCGTGGGTCAGACGCTTCGCGAACAATTCGAGGCCGATCTCGCGATCGAATACGAGGTGGTCGGCCGGCTCAAGCCCGGCATCATCATGTGCCGCGAGAAGGGCGATGCGACCAGCGCCAACCTGTTCGAGACCATCCTCGCCGACGAGGAGAAGCACATCGACTACCTCGAGACGCAGCTCGAGCTGATGGACAAGCTCGGCGAGCAGCTCTACGCGGCACAGTGCGTGTCGCGCCCGCCGCACTGACGGCGAGCCGCCGTACCGACTGACTGACCCGCGCCGTTCCGGGGTAACCGGAGGCGCGGGTCGTTTCGTGTCCGGGGGTCCTCCGGAATCAAAACGGGTCGCCGTAACTTTTATAGCCAGGCTAACGATGTAGGTTTCGGCATCGACGGAAGGTACCCGAGTTGGCTCAATTTAGTGTTCAAGTCGGGGCACTGATTTTGGCGAGGGCCACGCGGAGCTCGTCGGGCAACGGATCGGCGGCCGTGAGGAGCTGGCGGCCTGCTTTGATCTGGACGGTGCGGTAGCGGCGGGCGGTACGCACGAACTTCTTGATGCTCCAACCGGTTTGGGTTTCGATGTAGTGGCTGACGGCCATGGCGGCGACCACGATGCTCAGGTGGGCCTCGATCGACTCGCGCAGGTGATGGTAGATCGGGCGGGCGGCCAGGTCGTGCTTGGACATCCGGAAGCTCTTCTCGATGCGCCAGAGCTGGTGGTAGGCGCCGATGACGAAGTCAGCGGGCTGGTCGACCAGGTTGGTGGTGTAGCCCTTCCAGCCGGCCAGAGCGCGGTTCTTGGCTTCCAACTCGCGGTTGACCGTCTTGGTGGCACCGGTGAGCTTGATGAACCGGTTGCGCTTGACCGGAGCATGACCATCGACAGCCTTCTGGGCCTTGGCGACCTGCTCATCGATGCCGCGCAGGGTGCGCCGGGCCCGGTCATTGCGGTACTGGTAGTAGACGACGCGATCGGGGATGCCGCGAGTCTTCTCCGAGCTGCTGGCCGGCCAGGGCTGGGTCAACACCAGCTGATCAGGAACGGCCTCGTCGGGGTGTTGATCGCGCCATTCGCGGACCACATCGGGCAGGAACGGAATCCGGGTGCCCAGGATGAATGACAACCCCGCGGCTTGCAGGGCGACCTGGTTGGATTCGGAGATCATCCCGGCATCGGCGACGACGGTGACATCGCTCAACTGGTGGGCGGCCTTGAACGCGTTGATGACTGGAAGCATGGTGGCGGTCTCGGCCCGGTTGCCCTCGAAGGCCTCTACCGTGAGCGGGAACCCCGAGGCGTCGGTGAGCAACCCGAGGGTGATCTGCGGTTCCAACCGGCGTTCCTTGGAGAACCCAGGTTCGCGGAATCCGTCACCGGTATCGGTCTCGAAGTACAGCGTCGACACGTCGTAGAGCACTAGTGAGGCCGGCCCCAGCCGGGCATGCCGTGCTGTTGCCGCAGCCAGGGATTGCCGCCAGGCGGGTGTGGCATAGATCGGCAGCCGACGCTTGAGGGTGGCATAGGAGGCCGCGTCGACGCCGACTTCGCTCAACACCCGTGCGGTGTCGATCTTGCTGGTCGGCTCGATGATCCGGGCAAGTACGAGATCGCGAAACACGTTGTCGCCCTGGGTGACCGCTTCGAATCCCAGTGCACGGTAGGCGG
Protein-coding sequences here:
- a CDS encoding DUF1810 domain-containing protein, which gives rise to MVSTSDPFDLQRFVDAQDPVYDTVIAELRAGRKRTHWIWFIFPQLRGLGRSPTAQHYGIASHEEAVAYLAHDVLGPRLRECTRLVLAIEGRSIGEAFGSPDDLKLRSSMTLFARCADDNADFLAVLDKFYGGEPDPATVSRL
- a CDS encoding alpha-amylase family glycosyl hydrolase, translated to MTEPAWVAHVIWWQIYPLGFVGAFPADPPPTPDEHRLRRIVDWLDHAIALGASGLALGPVFASRTHGYDTTDHYAMDPRLGDDGDFDELVDQAHRRGLRVLLDGVFNHVGTDFPRYREALDGGPEHPSSAWFRRRRNGFDTFEGHGELIALNHREPAVVDYTVEVMSHWLARGADGWRLDAAYAVPDGFWSQVLPRVREAHPDAWFVGEVIHGDYAGRVAAGFDSVTQYELWKAVWSSLNDGNFHELDHALTRHDEFVATFVPLTFVGNHDVTRIASRMDDPRHLEHALVLLFTIGGVPSVYAGDELGYRGVKEDRAGGDDAVRPEFDSPPTEDSDIFRLHKYLIGLRRRHPWLHWATTSAVQLTNRQYVYETRHGDDALVVALNVDDTPLTISLGDTALRRGRVVAGSGAPPAEELDRLTVPPHGWVVVAPA
- a CDS encoding nucleoside deaminase produces the protein MAISDSDLEHLRRCVDLAREALDAGDEPFGSLLVDSAGQVRFADHNRVSGGDHTRHPEFAIARWAAEHLDPSERAAATVYTSGEHCPMCAAAHAWVGLGRIVYATSSAQLSRWLAEWGAPAPPVATLPVNTVAPGVPVDGPAPELADAMQALYREKFGS
- a CDS encoding tetratricopeptide repeat protein produces the protein MTVSLGRDVEPYYDLGSYHRAVETPSPQAQTWFDRGLIWAYAFNHEEAIRCFERALELDPDLAVARWGIAYSVGPNYNKPWEAFDPVDLGASLARARMELRLALNGRASAVERGLIEALQARFPVDDPGAPEALQDGHRVYADAMVELAAAYPDDVDVQALAADALVNITAWALWDTRTGEPAPGSRVVEAKGILDAALATDAGRRHPGVLHLYLHTMEMSAAPEDALPAADLLRGLVPDAGHLQHMPSHIDVLCGQYRASVTANLAAVEADRRFVERAGPLNFYSLYRAHDLHFVVYSAMFEGSSEVALRAADELAGQLTPELLAIESPPMADWLEAFVPLRVHVLVRFGRWDDLIAEPLPDDQVLHCTTTATIHYGRGVAHAAKGNLDQARAERDGFASAYVRIPESRYLFNNTSRDILAVAEAMLDGEIAYRAGRFEEAFEHLRRAIERDDSLPYDEPWGWMQPTRHAYGALLLEQGRVEDAAAVYAADLGLDPQLARSSQHPGNVWSLHGYHECLQRLGRTAEAAIVGQQLKLARARADVPITASCACRLDVADDCCSD
- a CDS encoding ABC-2 transporter permease, producing MAKHAAAPRRESGMRTRLAATAAAMAALALFVVAMIASYSGAFANPTLRHLDVAVAAPPQVLDAIRGQDALAVTEAPDASAARDLVYQRRADAGFAVGANRDLTIFVAGGGGRSVVSAAESVGRAIATEAGLTPVVEDVAPTSAADPSGTVEFYAVIFLSIGASVGATILSRLMGPVRTPRTLGLRTLSLAGYSALLAAGVTAYVDGGIGALTGHTWQLLGALWLYAMAVGGAITGVAAALGTVASLALTLFLVIVGNAAAAGPVGRPLLSGFYRTFTHIVPQGSGVDLLRSLQYFDGNGATTAVVTLAVWAAAGAVLATLATVASRAYRSRHDGFARS
- a CDS encoding TetR/AcrR family transcriptional regulator, translated to MAARTHSADPRAERVRARLRDAALTLVGQRPVDDLTVADLVACAGVSRQAFYQHFDDRDDAIATAFTAAFAAAASDLDGDARTRILRLFDFAADHRAMYRNVVGSTVTQRVVSAFRAELLPACADIAEEAAPALGPVAALSPEPVSRFLVGGLLEVLRSWMEDPDSDDLHTRVTAALDTVYALLKL
- a CDS encoding PaaI family thioesterase; protein product: MLEYTHIEGLSSADVVRLRETYEPLTESVRALIDATIRTQADAGTVAAARAEIDAVTARLRSRQLDGAFGVQFTSDGDQMPWGNPVVGIRNPVAPPLVIHRDENDRVSTDFDLGAAYEGPPGHVHGGVAALVLDHVLGEAASDRRTPRLTGTITMRYLRTTRLGRLHAEAQIARVEGIKAFVVGHLADEDGVTVEAEGVFIKPRWAREEA